A stretch of Electrophorus electricus isolate fEleEle1 chromosome 3, fEleEle1.pri, whole genome shotgun sequence DNA encodes these proteins:
- the elp3 gene encoding elongator complex protein 3, whose product MGKPKKKSDLSRAELMMMTIADVIKQLVEAHEQGKDINLNKVKTKTSAKYGLSAQPRLVDIIAAVPPQYRRSLVPKLKAKPIRTASGIAVVAVMCKPHRCPHISFTGNICVYCPGGPDSDFEYSTQSYTGYEPTSMRAIRARYDPYLQTRHRVEQLKQLGHSVDKVEFIVMGGTFMALSEEYRDYFIRSLHDALSGHTSNNVAEAVRYSERSNTKCVGITIETRPDYCLKRHLSDMLAYGCTRLEIGVQSVYEDVARDTNRGHTVRAVCESFHLAKDAGFKVVAHMMPDLPNVGIERDVEQFIEFFENPAFRPDGLKLYPTLVIRGTGLYELWNTGRYKSYSPSMLVDLVARILALVPPWTRVYRVQRDIPMPLVSSGVEHGNLRELALARMKDMGTECRDVRTREVGIQEIHHKVRPYQVELIRRDYVANGGWETFLSYEDPEQDILIGLLRLRRCSLQSFRPELKAGVSIVRELHVYGSVVPVSSRDPGKFQHQGFGMMLMEEAERIARDEHGSGKLAVISGVGTRNYYRKMGYELEGPYMVKRLD is encoded by the exons ATGGGAAAGCCGAAAAAGAAGA gTGACCTCAGCCGGGCTgagctgatgatgatgacaatcGCAGACGTCATCAAACAGCTGGTTGAGGCTCACGAGCAGGGCAAAGATATAAACCTCAATAA AGTAAAGACAAAAACGTCAGCAAAGTATGGACTCTCTGCTCAGCCCCGTCTTGTGGACATCATTGCCGCGGTGCCGCCACAGTACCGCCGGTCCCTCGTGCCAAAGTTGAAAGCTAAGCCCATCCGCACAGCCAGCGGG attgctgttgttgctgtgaTGTGTAAGCCCCATCGCTGCCCCCACATCAGCTTCACCGGCAACATTTGCGT ATACTGTCCAGGTGGTCCGGACTCCGATTTTGAGTATTCCACACAGTCTTACACAGGCTACGAG CCTACGTCTATGAGGGCCATCCGGGCCCGCTACGATCCTTACCTGCAGACCAGACACAGGGTGGAACAG CTGAAGCAGTTGGGTCACAGTGTGGACAAGGTGGAGTTCATTGTGATGGGTGGCACGTTCATGGCTCTGTCTGAGGAATACAGGGATTACTTCATCCGCTCCCTACATGACGCACTGTCGGGACACACGTCCAACAACGTGGCTGAGGCCGTCAG GTACTCGGAGCGCAGCAACACCAAGTGTGTGGGCATCACCATCGAGACGCGGCCAGACTACTGCCTGAAGAGGCACCTCAGTGACATGCTGGCGTACGGATGCACCAGGCTGGAGATCGGCGTCCAAAGCGTCTACGAAGACGTGGCGCGTGACACCAACAG GGGGCACACGGTCCGAGCTGTGTGCGAGTCCTTTCACCTGGCTAAAGACGCTGGCTTTAAGGTGGTGGCCCACATGATGCCCGACCTCCCGAATGTGGGCATAGAGCGAGACGTGGAGCAGTTCATC GAATTCTTCGAGAACCCGGCGTTCCGTCCGGATGGCCTGAAGCTCTACCCCACGCTGGTGATTCGTGGCACGGGCTTGTACGAACTGTGGAATACGGGACGCTACAAGAGCTATTCGCCCAGCATGCTGGTCGACCTGGTGGCACGAATACTGGCGCTGGTGCCGCCCTGGACGAGAGTGTACCGCGTGCAGAG GGACATCCCTATGCCACTGGTGAGCTCTGGTGTGGAACATGGAAATCTGCGAGAGCTGGCATTGGCCCGCATGAAGGATATGGGAACTGAG TGTAGAGATGTAAGAACAAGGGAAGTAGGCATCCAGGAGATCCACCATAAAGTGCGGCCATACCAG GTGGAACTGATCCGCCGCGACTACGTGGCCAACGGTGGTTGGGAGACCTTCCTGTCCTACGAGGACCCCGAGCAGGACATCCTGATCGGCCTGCTGCGGCTCCGCCGCTGTTCTCTCCAGTCCTTCCGGCCAGAGCTGAAGGCCGGCGTGTCCATCGTGCGTGAGCTGCACGTCTATGGCAGCGTGGTGCCCGTCAGCAGCCGCGACCCCGGCAAGTTCCAGCATCAG GGTTTCGGGATGATGCTGatggaggaggcggagaggaTTGCCCGGGATGAGCACGGCTCCGGCAAACTAGCCGTCATCTCAG GCGTAGGAACTAGAAATTACTACAGGAAGATGGGTTACGAGCTGGAGGGGCCGTATATGGTGAAACGCTTGGACTAG
- the si:ch211-63o20.7 gene encoding serine/threonine-protein kinase pdik1l-B translates to MDQLYTLQREVGRGSYGVVFEGSITETGWWGQRGDRVAIKRLPCCSPESIELYLQELWAMRATARQHPNVIALSNCLLQTGPKTLRPLRADRLPLDLVESVLKGRVVNRRRNPSSSRRLAHVEEVPRQCFTLWLVMEFCNGGDLNHYVLSQLPDVQRSHDVIQQLSSAVTFLHGLGIVHRDLKPDNVLVCLTRTGPVVKVADFGLSKMVSGPVDGEPSRLALSSTCGSDFYMAPEVWAGRNYTAQADIFSLGVLFWAILERITFLEDGSNQEQLGAYVMRGRRLTPLGEALCHKPDLQLVIPTRARRASPLPPPPAPVLCMLLLDMLAPDPAARPTARLLEERVRQATDPR, encoded by the exons ATGGATCAGTTGTACACTTTGCAGCGGGAGGTGGGACGGGGCAGTTATGGCGTGGTATTTGAGGGTAGCATCACGGAGACAGGTTGGTGGGGTCAACGGGGAGACAGGGTGGCTATCAAACGCCTCCCCTGCTGCAGCCCGGAGAGCATCGAACTGTACCTGCAGGAGCTGTGGGCCATGAGGGCTACTGCCAGACAGCACCCAAATGTCATCGCCCTCTCCAACTGCCTCCTGCAAACGGGACCCAAAACCCTTCGGCCGCTAAGGGCAGACAGGCTTCCGCTGGACCTTGTGGAGAGTGTTCTCAAAGGGAGAGTAGTGAACCGAAGAAGAAACCCATCCAGCTCTAGGAGATTAGCACACGTGGAAGAGGTGCCCCGGCAGTGCTTCACTCTCTGGCTGGTGATGGAGTTTTGTAACGGAGGGGATTTGAACCACTATGTGCTGTCGCAGCTTCCGGACGTTCAGCGCAGCCACGATGTCATACAGCAGCTCAGTAGTGCTGTGACTTTCCTGCATGGACTGGGAATAGTACACAGAGACCTCAAACCAGACAACGTTCTGGTCTGCCTCACCAGAACTGGGCCGGTGGTCAAG GTGGCAGACTTTGGCCTCAGCAAGATGGTGTCCGGCCCCGTGGATGGAGAACCCAGCAGGTTggccctctcctccacctgtgGCTCTGACTTCTACATGGCCCCCGAGGTATGGGCTGGCCGGAACTACACGGCCCAAGCTGATATCTTCTCCCTGGGGGTGCTTTTCTGGGCCATCCTGGAGAGGATCACCTTTCTGGAGGATGGTTCCAACCAGGAGCAACTGG GGGCATATGTAATGAGGGGCCGAAGGCTGACCCCGCTGGGAGAGGCGCTGTGCCACAAGCCGGACCTGCAGCTGGTCATCCCTACGAGAGCCCGGCGAGCCTCACCCCTGCCGCCCCCTCCTGCTCCAGTCCTGTGCATGCTGCTGCTGGACATGCTGGCGCCCGACCCAGCTGCCCGGCCCACTGCCCGGCTGCTGGAGGAGAGGGTCCGACAGGCTACAGACCCTCGCTGA
- the slc25a24 gene encoding calcium-binding mitochondrial carrier protein SCaMC-1, whose protein sequence is MYKVWRKLVFTEAQCLSDEATKNFQELFEKLDVNKDGRVDIAELKEGLSAMGFVMGTDAAQKIVSSGDTDNDKQLDFLEFSNYLKEHEKKLNLTFKSLDKNNDGRIDYTEIQQALKDLGVSISKENAEKILKSIDVDGTMTVDWNEWREHFLFNPATDLQEIIRYWKHSTVLDIGDSLTIPDEFTEEEKATGIWWKQLVAGAMAGAVSRTGTAPLDRMKVFMQVHASKSNEISLIGGFKQMIKEGGITSLWRGNGVNVLKIAPETAIKFMAYEQYKKLLSKEGGQVKTHERFMAGSLAGATAQTAIYPMEVMKTRLTLRKTGQYSGMFDCARKILKREGVKAFYKGYIPNILGIIPYAGIDLAVYETLKNTWLSRYAKDSANPGILVLLGCGTISSTCGQLASYPLALIRTRMQAQASLEGSEQVSMSKLTKKIFEKEGFFGLYRGILPNFMKVIPAVSISYVVYEYMKSGLGISK, encoded by the exons ATGTATAAAGTGTGGAGGAAACTCGTTTTCACCGAGGCCCAGTGCCTGAGCGACGAGGCCACGAAGAATTTCCAGGAGTTGTTTGAGAAGTTGGACGTTAACAAAGATGGCAGAGTGGATATCGCAGAACTGAAGGAGGGCCTGTCTGCAATGGGCTTCGTCATGGGGACAGACGCGGCACAG AAAATAGTTTCCTCAGGGGACACTGATAACGATAAGCAGCTGGACTTCCTGGAGTTTTCCAACTACCTTAAGGAACATGAGAAGAAGCTCAACTTGACCTTCAAGAGTCTGGACAAGAACAATGATG GCCGCATCGATTACACGGAGATTCAGCAGGCACTTAAGGATTTGGGAGTGAGCATCTCGAAGGAGAACGCTGAGAAGATCCTCAAGAG cATTGACGTGGATGGCACTATGACAGTGGACTGGAATGAGTGGAGGGAGCACTTCCTGTTTAACCCAGCCACAGACCTGCAGGAGATCATACGCTACTGGAAGCACTCCACC GTGTTGGATATCGGGGACAGTCTAACTATCCCTGATGAGTTTACTGAAGAGGAGAAAGCCACAGGTATCTGGTGGAAGCAGCTGGTTGCCGGGGCGATGGCAGGGGCCGTCTCCCGCACAGGCACCGCCCCTTTAGACAGGATGAAGGTCTTCATGCAG gTGCATGCTTCAAAGTCCAACGAAATCAGTCTGATTGGTGGATTTAAGCAGATGATCAAAGAGGGCGGGATCACGTCTCTGTGGAGAGGCAACGGGGTCAACGTCCTGAAGATCGCCCCGGAAACGGCCATCAAGTTCATGGCATACGAGCAG TACAAGAAGCTTCTGTCTAAAGAGGGTGGGCAGGTGAAGACCCATGAAAGGTTTATGGCTGGGTCTCTGGCCGGGGCCACCGCGCAGACCGCCATCTACCCCATGGAG GTGATGAAGACAAGACTTACGCTGCGGAAGACGGGCCAGTATTCCGGAATGTTCGACTGCGCCAGGAAGATCctgaagagggagggagtgaaggcCTTCTATAAGGGCTACATTCCCAACATCCTGGGTATCATTCCCTACGCCGGCATCGACCTGGCTGTTTATGAG ACTCTAAAGAATACCTGGCTATCACGCTACGCAAAAGACTCGGCCAACCCTGGAATTCTGGTTCTACTGGGCTGTGGAACCATCTCCAGCACCTGTGGGCAGCTGGCCAGTTACCCCCTGGCCCTGATCCGCACACGGATGCAGGCGCAAG CGTCTCTAGAGGGCTCAGAGCAGGTGTCCATGAGCAAGCTCACGAAGAAGATCTTCGAGAAGGAGGGTTTTTTTGGCCTGTACCGCGGGATCCTGCCCAACTTCATGAAAGTCATCCCTGCTGTCAGTATCAGCTACGTGGTGTACGAGTACATGAAGTCTGGCTTGGGCATCTCCAAGtga